TGACTCCGGGTGGTTGTCACTGTAACATCTTTTCCTCGTCTCCAATCTATTTTGCAGCCTTTACACTCTTCAATTTCCCATCCCCAAGCGAAGAAAGGGTCATAGTGATCTGGTTTTGACCTTATTATGTATGTCTTCATCAGGAGCTCATTTCTGAAGTATGGGTTAGGtaggaaatgaaattcaaaagTGTAACCAATAGGCTGGCCAGGGTTTGAGAATTTCAGGCTAACATCAGATAAGAACTTCAAAATGGGTTCATCACACTTTTGAATCATAGGCCCAAGCTTATCAACATTCTTTAAAACAGTCAGCCAGTAGTCAGGAATACCTTTAGGAtcttctttcttaggttttccctTTCGAGCCCTTTTAATATTGACTCCTTCTTCAGGCCTTGTCTCAGGGACCCTTTTTTGAGCCTCTCTTACTGGAGCCCTTGGTGTAAATTCTTCTGTAGGTTGAtccttattttctgtatttgCCTGGGTAACTTCTTTgaggtcttctttttcttcaggagCTATGTCTATACAATCCGTAGAGTCTGCTTTTTCTTCACCTTTTACCTCAGGAATTTCTTTAGCGGATTCCTGTTCTTCAGCTTTTTCTTCAGCACCTTCttttggaatttctttttcttcagttttcaccTCAGGAGTTTCTTTGGGAGCCTCCTCTTCTTCAACTTTTGCCTCAGGTACTTCTTCTGGaacatcctttccttcttccttcacttCAGCTTTTTCTAtacagctttcttcttcctcctcaccctCTAAGGGTGGCATTTCATTAGGTGTGTCATCCTGCATTTCTTCATCACCACTGAACTCTTCTTCTGAATTCCACTCACACTCTTCTTCTGTGGGCTCATATTCTGCATTTATGATCTGAAAACGCTTATCATATAGAGGCTTATTGAGTTCAGCATACTTTCTTTCAAGATCATGAATTGCCCTTAAGAACAAGGTGTCTACCTTGTCACACTCATTCTGAATATTTCTGAGTGCCTGCACCCGATTTCTTACTGCTTGGGGCAGCTTATCCATGAAAAGTTTCCCGGAGGGACGTCGCTGGGCCCTTCTGGAAGGCTCAGGTACCCTCTTCTTTCGGTTTAAATGActgccattgctgctgctgccactgctaccgctactgctactgctgctactgctgctgctgctgctgctgctgttactgctgctgctgctgctgccgctgctgctgcaaCTAGTGGTACTGCTAGAGCTATTGCTGTCAGATTCATCCCCAGAATCACAAGCTGTGCTAGCCATCGCCTCTTCAGCAACCCCATGGGCACCAGGTTCTGTGACCATTTTAGGATCCGCTTCTGCCATACTGCTAGCCCCGTACACCTATTTAAGGTGGCGACAACAGCAGAGATCGTGCACCCAGAGATGGATAGAAAAGGACTCACGGATGCTccggtggcggcggcggtgggGGCAGTGGCAGCGGGGGCGAAGGCCAGAGAGAGTCAAGCGGCGGAGACTGCAGCGGCGGCGGCCGGAATCCAGTGGCGGCACGGACTGCAGCAGCTGTGGCAGTGGCGCGGTGGGGGCGGGGTCACAGAGACGGCGCGCAGGAAACCGCAGCAGGGGAAGCAGCCTTAGCTACGAGGCTTGTCAGGCTGCAATGGACCTGTGCCGAGACCTGCTGCAGTCCAATGACGCAGTACCAGACCCAGAACCGTCTCCTGGGTCAGGATGGGCAGTCCCTCCCTTGTTGACAGCCCTCTGGTTAAATTCGTTCCCAGGATGCCTTCAGTTCCTTCTTTATTTGCTGAGAGGACTTGATTGACTAGTGTTGAGGCCAAAGAATGGCCGAAGACAAACGCTCTTCCTTCAGGCTCCTCCCATCTTCCCATATGCACCTGGGTTGCTAAGGCAAACGTCCCCTAAAGACAACTCCTCCCACCCTTTCAAAATTCTCTCCTTACGTGGTTTTTaattcaaagaaaggaaaaaaatagacaaGAGCTAAAAACGTCAGCTATAATtactaacaaagaaagaaaaggagcccCTAGAGTCAACTTCCCCTCCTGAATTCCTATTTGATCACGACCTCCACACAGCAAACTGttaataataaaagtgaaaatgcTATAAGTGACGTCATTGAATACTGTGACTGTGGATGactgaggaaaaataaagaacacatacGCAGACAAACAAGATTTCCTCTAAATATTCCATGAGTCTGTGCTTTACACTGGAAAGGGGGGAGTCCTTTATTGGCAGAATCGGGAGGGGCTAGACAGCAGGCATATTGCATTCTACCTAGCCGATTTAGTAAGTGCTGTGATGTTTGGCAAGCCTGGTTTATATCCATCTACAAGGTTTGCAAACCCATGTTTCCGTGATTCAGttacactattttttaaaatctgttttaaagGTAGAATATTATATACTCTAATCTTACTGCTAAATTGCCACGTAGTCCTTTTCAAAGCTTGTACCAACATTTTAGATAAAACAAaggattttttaaatattaggaaatatttttttaaaggcagatgGTTTGTTCAGACTTTTGTGCAGCAAGTTTCAGTTCCACGAACAGCAGTATTGGAGGGGGATTTGTTTTAATCCAAGTGCATCCTCTGTTAAGTGTTTAAGATGTCTTCTGCCACCAATTTCGTTCTAATTTGAAATTGTAACTATATTAAAGGATGACTTGTAAGTCAATTAATATGTGGACGAACTTTTTTCAAAATGAGGTTAAAAACAGatatctgttgtttttatttacaggATTCAGTTCTGTTACAACCCAAAATATCAGTGTttacttttcattaaaaagtaaagGATATATTAACCACCttttttgaatgaatgaacagaatttgtgcttaaataaaaattcataagctataattttttaaagatttgattgGAAGATATCTTGATATTTCCAGACAAGCAGATATATCCACAGAGGTGACTTGGCATACAAATGGAAAATAACCTACATAACCACACGCGCTACCTAAACATGGTCATAGACTAGCAGTGTTATGTTGGAGTATAAAATACACTGCATTGttaaatgcaaattaagaaatatattaaaatgagacTATCCTTCGTTTACTACTTTTTATTATAGTTTGttagtttaaaaagaatttttatttgcatatctgtAACTCAAAttacatgtacatttttaaaattacaattcaGTATAGAAGATGATAGTTGATACTTAATTTTACCAGAAGTTaaccatttttaacattttgattcatttattttaagaagttcccttatgaatatatatacctgataatttatatatattgtattaccTGTATGGCATCATATGATGGTTTGAAATTTGCAGATTTATGGCTAAGTTTTAACAGGAAATGATCAATGAATTGCTTTTAAATAGATATATACTCCTTTATAATTGCTTTGCTGTATTTAATCAGAGTCCTGTTGTGGGGACATCTCTCTCTTCCCATATCATGTCtttgcttacatatatgtattttactGTTATAAAAATTGTTCCTGTATAACTGTAGTATGCATTAATATGTACTTCAGAACATTAATATAAGATAAATTTCTAGAAATTGGAGTGTGGAAAAAAACATGGTTATTTTGTAATTTTGAACATAATGCAAATGTACATAAAGGTACCTAATTTAAAATGCATAGGAGCTCAACCATTCCAATCTTCAACCAAAAATACCTGCTTTTTTACTTTTGACAGAAATATTAGTAATGCATGTCAATATAATGCTAAATAGAAGGGACTTAACTTTGAATTCTTGTTTTGTATTCTTAATCTAAACAAACACTGTGTGAACAGTAATCCAAATCACTgggtttcaaaataaatattgtcaTGCCATTTATTTGTACTTAGAGTAACagacatattttaaatgatgattcttatattttatagtaaTTTAGTAGTGTAATATACATGTTACCTTCTTACCATCAGAGATTactatttttaagttaattatgAGTTAAGATGTAgatttgaatgtgtgtttattttcctaAAGTAGAAATAGGATCCATGAATCACACATGTTGAGGTCCAAGATCAATGAGCTATGCTAATAActacaaatgttttaaatttttatttttaataccccTACCACATTTTTGTGAGCCAAGTTGTGGTTCGATTGCATTATATACTTAATTTTAATcagaaaatatctattaacttTTTACACAGTAGAAGCTTTGTCTGTTATTCTATTgctttgtaactttttaaaacagGGACTAAATTCGTATTCTTTACATCAGAAAAAATGtttatcacagatttttttttttttttagctactcAGTCTGTTCATTGCTCTTTGAGAACTGTTTACAACTTTCCTGATGTGATCATATACATAATCCCTTGAATTtttaccacacacaaacacacaaaatacacaacaAAAAGTGTGGCTGCATTATCAAGTTTCAAATATCTATAAAGTTATGCATAACTAGTTCATTTCTTAGGGGCTTTTAAATTAAATCTGTGTAAATTTTTCTTGTGTGTGCAATTGTGGTGTGGCTGTATTACCTGCGAGTGaatatggaggacagaggacaaatttgtggagttggttttctcttcccacaAAGTGTCTAGTTTTGCATGGCAAGCATATTTACCCATTCAGCAATGCTTCATTATGTCCAGATGTGAGTTCAGAAGTGAGAGTTCATTATTTTTGAtccttcagttctctctctctctctctctctctctctctctctctcttcctcctcctcctcttcttcctcctcctcctcccttcctttctttttttatatttttggtttgtgCTGTAGATATTATAAATCACCCTGACAGTTTTATCCCTGTTAAAAATAAGTATTGAAATGTAACATATACAGctaattttaataaatgtgtaCACATTTGAAATCTTTAGTGCTACCCAGATAATGGATTTTTTCATAATACTAACagtttttttaatgtgcatataTCTatgtttccttcctctgtcccttgcAAATTACTAATCTGTTTTATGTTTCCAcggattaattttcattttctacaatTATAAATAAGCAATATCATGAAAAATTCATCCCTTTGCCAGTATTCTTTTTTTAgtacaaatatttagaaaattaccACTTTGTA
This window of the Mus pahari chromosome X, PAHARI_EIJ_v1.1, whole genome shotgun sequence genome carries:
- the Nap1l3 gene encoding nucleosome assembly protein 1-like 3, whose amino-acid sequence is MAEADPKMVTEPGAHGVAEEAMASTACDSGDESDSNSSSSTTSCSSSGSSSSSSNSSSSSSSSSSSSSSGSSGSSSNGSHLNRKKRVPEPSRRAQRRPSGKLFMDKLPQAVRNRVQALRNIQNECDKVDTLFLRAIHDLERKYAELNKPLYDKRFQIINAEYEPTEEECEWNSEEEFSGDEEMQDDTPNEMPPLEGEEEEESCIEKAEVKEEGKDVPEEVPEAKVEEEEAPKETPEVKTEEKEIPKEGAEEKAEEQESAKEIPEVKGEEKADSTDCIDIAPEEKEDLKEVTQANTENKDQPTEEFTPRAPVREAQKRVPETRPEEGVNIKRARKGKPKKEDPKGIPDYWLTVLKNVDKLGPMIQKCDEPILKFLSDVSLKFSNPGQPIGYTFEFHFLPNPYFRNELLMKTYIIRSKPDHYDPFFAWGWEIEECKGCKIDWRRGKDVTVTTTRSHPGITGEIEVQPRVVPNASFFNFFSPPEIPLIGKLEPREDAILDEDFEIGQILHDNVILKSIYYFTGEINDPYYHDFRDYGNRKYYK